In the Flavobacterium pallidum genome, one interval contains:
- a CDS encoding OmpH family outer membrane protein — protein MKQLKTLLIAAVLFVSASQVATAQAKSAHVDVSEIMSKMPAMLEAQKQLEKLSQTYQADYKTMGDEYNAKLKKYAAEVDSVSQKMNEERQKEVADMEKRIGEFGQTAQKELQTKEADLMKPIEDKIKTAIQKVGKAKGYQYVFNSAGLLLADGPDLTVDVKKELGF, from the coding sequence ATGAAACAATTGAAAACTTTACTAATTGCTGCTGTCTTATTTGTTAGTGCAAGCCAGGTAGCGACTGCACAAGCCAAATCGGCACACGTAGATGTTAGTGAAATAATGTCGAAAATGCCTGCTATGCTTGAGGCACAAAAGCAATTGGAGAAATTAAGCCAGACTTATCAGGCCGATTATAAAACAATGGGTGACGAGTATAATGCCAAACTGAAAAAATATGCAGCTGAAGTGGATTCAGTGTCGCAAAAGATGAATGAGGAGCGCCAGAAAGAAGTTGCCGACATGGAAAAAAGAATCGGTGAATTCGGACAGACAGCCCAAAAAGAACTACAAACAAAAGAAGCGGACCTGATGAAGCCAATCGAGGATAAAATCAAAACTGCCATCCAGAAAGTAGGCAAAGCCAAAGGATACCAATACGTATTTAATTCAGCAGGGCTTTTACTTGCTGACGGTCCGGACCTTACAGTTGATGTAAAGAAAGAACTGGGATTCTAA
- a CDS encoding PorP/SprF family type IX secretion system membrane protein yields MNFKKRYLVLILLLISKFSFSQEGVAVYSDYLSDNYYLIHPSMAGAANCAKIRLTARQQWFGQEDAPALQTLSFNGKLGDKTGGGLIVFNDKNGYHSQKGFKATFAYHLMFSRSEVDLNQLSFGISAGLVQAELDETKFVDYDPVIGGIIQKDSYFNVDLGASYNYLEFYAHLTVKNALASKRDIYSDIESDNLRKLLLSAGYVFGDSDRIQWEPSFLFQLVDETKEKTIDLNIKAYKDLEFGKLWGGLSYRRSFDAAEFENNGSVSTQRLQYVTPIIGLNFKSYMVSYTYSHLIGDVKFDQGGFHQITLGVNLFCTREKYDCNCPAIN; encoded by the coding sequence ATGAATTTTAAAAAGAGATATTTAGTATTAATCTTATTGTTAATATCAAAATTTTCATTTTCGCAAGAAGGAGTCGCAGTTTATTCGGATTATTTATCAGACAATTATTATTTGATTCACCCATCTATGGCTGGTGCTGCGAATTGTGCCAAAATCAGGCTTACTGCGCGTCAGCAGTGGTTTGGCCAGGAAGATGCTCCTGCATTGCAAACGTTAAGTTTTAATGGAAAATTAGGCGATAAGACCGGAGGTGGTTTAATCGTTTTCAATGATAAAAATGGGTACCATTCCCAAAAAGGTTTCAAGGCAACTTTCGCATACCACCTGATGTTTTCAAGAAGTGAGGTGGACTTGAACCAGCTTTCATTTGGTATTAGTGCAGGATTGGTTCAGGCTGAGCTTGATGAAACTAAATTTGTCGACTATGACCCGGTTATCGGTGGGATTATCCAAAAGGATTCGTATTTCAACGTAGATCTTGGTGCGTCTTATAACTATCTTGAGTTTTATGCGCATCTTACCGTGAAAAACGCATTGGCCAGTAAAAGGGACATCTATTCAGATATTGAGTCGGACAATTTGAGGAAATTATTACTTAGCGCAGGATATGTTTTTGGGGATAGTGACCGCATCCAGTGGGAGCCGTCATTCCTTTTTCAATTGGTTGATGAAACCAAGGAAAAAACCATTGACCTTAACATCAAAGCGTACAAGGATTTAGAATTCGGAAAATTGTGGGGAGGCCTTTCTTACAGGAGGAGTTTCGATGCTGCAGAATTTGAAAATAACGGCTCGGTTTCTACACAAAGGCTTCAATACGTCACGCCTATCATTGGTTTGAATTTCAAAAGCTATATGGTATCTTATACCTACTCTCACCTGATTGGTGATGTTAAATTCGATCAGGGTGGGTTTCACCAAATTACCCTTGGTGTCAACCTGTTCTGTACAAGGGAGAAATACGATTGTAACTGCCCTGCAATTAATTAA
- a CDS encoding gamma carbonic anhydrase family protein: MIIKSVNGKSPLIPEDCYVAENATIVGDVSFGHSCSVWFNAVVRGDVHSITVGNKVNIQDGAIIHCTYQKHATVIGNNVSIGHNAIVHGCTLHDNVLIGMGAIVMDGCVVESNAIVAAGAVITQNTRVESGSIYAGVPAKKVKEINQSDFGGEIERISNNYVMYSGWFKNEE; encoded by the coding sequence ATGATTATAAAATCTGTAAACGGCAAATCTCCTTTAATACCTGAAGATTGTTATGTGGCCGAAAATGCTACAATCGTTGGCGATGTAAGCTTCGGGCATTCCTGCAGTGTCTGGTTCAACGCAGTGGTACGTGGCGATGTGCATTCCATCACCGTTGGCAATAAGGTCAATATACAGGATGGTGCCATTATTCATTGTACTTACCAGAAACATGCCACTGTGATTGGTAATAATGTGTCTATAGGACATAATGCGATCGTGCATGGCTGTACGCTGCATGATAATGTCCTGATTGGTATGGGTGCCATAGTAATGGATGGCTGTGTAGTAGAAAGCAATGCTATTGTGGCTGCCGGAGCCGTGATAACACAAAACACTAGGGTAGAATCCGGATCAATATATGCAGGAGTCCCTGCGAAAAAGGTCAAGGAAATCAACCAATCCGATTTTGGAGGCGAAATCGAACGTATCTCGAACAATTACGTGATGTATTCGGGATGGTTTAAAAACGAAGAATAA
- the murI gene encoding glutamate racemase, with product MQNNNPIGLFDSGIGGTSIWKEIHQLLPGESTIYLADSKNAPYGQKSKDEIIALSQKNTEYLLERNAKLIVVACNTATTNAIKELRARYDVPFIGIEPAIKPAALHSNTQKIGILATKGTLSSELFNKAVETHQNTTIIEQVGHGLVQLIENGDIDSPEMSGLLQTYLTPMIQANIDYLVLGCSHYPYLIPQIRKILPAHIKIIDSGEAVARQTKNVLIEKVGLRHGDYPEIVFYTNAEPKVLNDILDNQYKVIYDDF from the coding sequence ATGCAGAACAACAACCCCATCGGATTATTTGACTCGGGAATAGGAGGAACCTCTATCTGGAAAGAAATCCACCAACTTCTACCCGGCGAAAGCACTATATACCTTGCTGACAGTAAAAATGCGCCTTACGGGCAAAAGTCAAAGGACGAAATTATTGCATTAAGTCAAAAAAATACGGAATACCTACTCGAACGAAATGCCAAACTGATTGTAGTGGCCTGTAACACGGCGACGACCAACGCCATCAAGGAATTGCGTGCCAGATATGATGTGCCGTTCATTGGGATTGAACCGGCGATAAAACCCGCAGCATTGCATTCAAACACTCAGAAAATCGGGATATTGGCTACCAAAGGTACGTTGAGTAGCGAGCTTTTTAACAAAGCCGTCGAAACACATCAAAATACTACCATCATCGAACAGGTAGGGCATGGTTTAGTACAGCTTATTGAAAACGGTGATATTGATTCTCCTGAAATGTCCGGATTGCTGCAAACCTACCTTACGCCAATGATTCAGGCCAATATCGATTATTTGGTTTTAGGCTGCAGCCATTACCCGTACCTGATACCACAAATCAGGAAAATATTGCCTGCACATATTAAAATCATAGATTCCGGCGAAGCAGTGGCGAGGCAGACAAAAAACGTGCTTATCGAGAAAGTCGGGCTGAGGCATGGTGATTACCCTGAAATCGTCTTTTACACCAATGCAGAACCGAAAGTCCTGAATGATATCCTTGACAATCAATATAAGGTTATTTACGACGATTTTTAG
- a CDS encoding BamA/OMP85 family outer membrane protein, whose amino-acid sequence MRPLSATRVASGDLEKQVNKLNNFLVLNKSIKLLLTILFLGSISPVLAQEDEDRIPFEQGTPYYLANIDVTGKISYNQQTVITFTGLEKGQRITVPGEEISNAVKKLGKLGLFNDINFYVNKIEGDSIYLELNINELPKLSEPKIAGVKKSKAETLIKDTKLTKGMVVNENLITTTKNYIENKYRKDGYYNAKVNINTEADTTANQVKMFIRIDKGDKVKISEINFTGNEKLSDARLRKAMKNTKVKNPIRIFKASKFIAAKYEEDLENIISKYKEKGYRDARIISDSVSYDKKKNKIAINIKLEEGNKYYFGNIKFLGNTIYTDQGLNRKLGIKKGDTYNGVLLEKRIADKSKPDADDITNLYQNNGYLFSTINAVETRTYNDTIDFEIRIMEGPLAYFNKISVVGNDKTNDKVIYRELLTHPGDKYSKQALVETIREIGQLGFFDPEAIEPKFKNVDPAAGTVDIEYNLVEKGSSQIELQGGYGGGGFIGTLGLSFNNFSMRNLFNKEAYKPIPMGDGQQVSLRLQGSSYFQTYSLSFAEPWFGGKKPVRFNTSLSYSKQFLNNYASNSVDRSRSFNIISLSVGLGKRLTVPDNSSYFTQSLSFQYYDLNNYNTGLFTFGNGSSRNFAYTVEVKRNNKGFNPIFPTYGSEFSLSLKLTPPYSLINGIDYGKLGDLQENKLRYNETQIVDRATGEPGPSVGAYLAETDIEGHYKVVDDYTKASPDQSKIDQEKFKWLEYYKIKFKADWYTKIYGNLVLRSLAEFGFLGNYNSERGNVPFERFYIGGDGLANFALDGRETIQLRGYPNQSLTPIDDKNNQNGATIYNKFSFELRYPLTLKNQASIYALTFFEAGAGYDRDSGKRYNPFVLQRSAGFGLRVFMPAFGLLGIDFGHGFDAVEGGTGKNGWETHFIIGQQF is encoded by the coding sequence ATGAGGCCATTATCAGCTACCAGAGTCGCGAGCGGAGATTTGGAAAAACAAGTGAACAAATTAAATAATTTTTTAGTGTTAAACAAAAGCATAAAACTACTCCTTACCATATTATTTCTTGGAAGTATTTCCCCGGTACTCGCACAGGAGGATGAAGACAGAATCCCATTTGAACAAGGAACGCCTTATTATCTAGCCAATATTGATGTCACCGGAAAGATAAGCTACAACCAGCAGACGGTGATTACTTTTACGGGCCTTGAAAAAGGGCAGCGCATTACCGTTCCGGGTGAAGAAATCAGCAATGCGGTGAAGAAACTTGGGAAACTCGGGCTTTTTAACGACATTAATTTTTATGTGAATAAAATTGAGGGTGACAGCATCTACCTGGAGCTGAACATCAATGAGTTGCCAAAGCTCAGCGAGCCCAAAATTGCCGGCGTTAAAAAATCAAAAGCGGAGACTTTAATCAAAGATACCAAGCTTACCAAAGGCATGGTCGTCAATGAGAACCTTATTACCACTACAAAAAATTACATTGAAAATAAATACCGCAAAGACGGTTATTACAACGCTAAGGTCAATATCAATACCGAAGCAGATACGACTGCAAATCAGGTAAAAATGTTCATCCGGATTGACAAGGGCGACAAGGTAAAAATCAGTGAAATCAATTTTACAGGTAACGAAAAACTTTCGGATGCGAGGCTGCGCAAAGCCATGAAAAACACCAAGGTGAAAAATCCAATCCGCATTTTCAAGGCCTCGAAGTTTATTGCTGCAAAATACGAAGAGGATCTCGAGAACATTATCTCAAAATATAAGGAAAAGGGCTACCGTGATGCGCGCATCATTTCGGACAGTGTGTCTTATGATAAAAAGAAGAACAAGATTGCCATCAACATCAAGCTCGAAGAAGGTAATAAATATTATTTCGGAAATATCAAGTTCCTCGGAAACACCATTTACACAGACCAGGGACTGAACCGCAAGCTCGGGATCAAAAAAGGCGATACTTATAATGGTGTCCTTCTGGAAAAAAGGATTGCCGACAAATCAAAGCCGGATGCTGATGATATTACGAATCTATATCAAAACAACGGCTACCTTTTTTCGACTATAAATGCCGTGGAAACCCGTACTTATAACGACACCATAGATTTCGAAATCAGGATTATGGAAGGGCCGCTGGCTTATTTCAATAAAATTTCCGTCGTTGGGAATGACAAAACAAATGACAAGGTAATTTACCGTGAATTGCTTACGCATCCCGGCGACAAATACAGCAAGCAAGCACTCGTAGAAACCATCCGGGAAATCGGACAATTGGGCTTTTTCGATCCTGAAGCCATTGAACCGAAGTTCAAGAATGTGGATCCGGCAGCCGGAACCGTAGACATTGAATACAATCTTGTTGAAAAAGGCTCCAGCCAGATCGAACTTCAGGGTGGTTATGGCGGCGGCGGTTTCATCGGGACACTCGGATTGTCATTCAACAACTTCTCGATGCGAAACCTCTTCAATAAAGAAGCTTACAAACCTATTCCTATGGGGGACGGTCAGCAGGTGTCGTTAAGGCTGCAGGGAAGCAGTTATTTCCAGACTTACAGTCTTTCGTTTGCCGAGCCTTGGTTTGGCGGCAAAAAGCCGGTCCGCTTCAACACTTCGTTATCATACAGCAAGCAATTCCTGAATAACTATGCATCGAATTCTGTAGACAGGAGCCGTAGCTTTAACATCATTTCGCTGTCAGTTGGTTTAGGCAAGAGGCTTACCGTTCCCGATAATTCCTCTTATTTCACGCAATCGTTGAGCTTCCAGTATTACGATCTTAACAATTACAACACCGGACTCTTTACTTTCGGTAACGGATCTTCCAGAAACTTTGCTTATACGGTCGAAGTAAAAAGGAACAATAAAGGATTTAACCCTATCTTCCCGACATACGGATCGGAATTCAGCCTTTCGCTGAAACTTACACCGCCATATTCCTTAATTAATGGTATTGATTATGGAAAACTCGGTGACCTGCAGGAAAACAAGCTTCGTTACAACGAAACACAGATTGTGGACAGGGCAACTGGTGAACCTGGCCCTTCAGTTGGGGCTTACCTCGCTGAGACAGATATTGAAGGCCATTACAAGGTCGTAGATGATTACACCAAAGCGAGTCCGGACCAATCGAAAATAGACCAGGAAAAGTTCAAATGGCTTGAATATTATAAAATTAAATTCAAAGCCGATTGGTATACCAAAATTTATGGTAATTTAGTGCTCCGTTCATTGGCTGAGTTCGGTTTCTTAGGAAATTATAACAGTGAAAGAGGGAATGTTCCGTTTGAACGTTTTTACATCGGAGGAGATGGTCTGGCGAATTTCGCGCTTGACGGAAGGGAAACCATTCAGTTAAGAGGGTATCCAAACCAATCGCTGACACCTATTGACGATAAGAATAACCAGAACGGTGCAACAATTTATAACAAATTTTCGTTTGAGCTGAGATATCCGTTAACTTTGAAAAATCAGGCATCTATCTATGCGCTCACCTTCTTCGAAGCAGGAGCTGGTTACGACAGGGATTCAGGCAAAAGGTACAATCCATTTGTGCTGCAGCGTTCAGCCGGTTTCGGATTAAGGGTATTCATGCCAGCGTTCGGTTTGCTTGGGATTGATTTCGGCCATGGATTCGACGCAGTTGAAGGCGGCACGGGCAAGAACGGATGGGAAACACATTTCATCATAGGCCAGCAATTTTAA
- a CDS encoding OmpH family outer membrane protein gives MKRHFLVLILILTATLHSHAQGAKGVRIGYIDMEYILQNVPDYLEAKNQLELKAQKWKTEMEAKKNEINKQKDNLKTERALLTKELLAEREEEIAFLETELSDYQQKKFGPTGELVVQKAVLVKPIQDQVFTVVQDIAEAKKYDFVFDKSSDMTMIFSAKRFDMSDLVIRKLSRAANRDKKSKKELKEDEIQEYKESLEDNPTMLDRQKKLDERKAQREKLVADRKAAAEAKKAEAAEKRQQLQDGKAAKKTEGATEKGTGADDTKTNATAEKTEKQTTVRDSIATNREAARQVTADAKAKTLEERKKALEEKKAKTQADREAAKKAREEKTKKKDSVPSTPNNND, from the coding sequence ATGAAAAGACATTTTTTAGTATTGATTTTGATTCTTACTGCAACATTACATAGTCATGCACAAGGCGCAAAAGGTGTCCGGATTGGTTACATTGATATGGAATATATCCTGCAAAATGTTCCCGATTATCTTGAGGCTAAAAACCAATTGGAACTGAAAGCCCAAAAGTGGAAGACCGAAATGGAAGCCAAAAAGAATGAAATCAATAAACAAAAAGACAATCTAAAAACCGAAAGGGCGCTGCTGACGAAAGAACTTCTGGCAGAGCGCGAAGAAGAAATCGCTTTTCTCGAAACGGAACTATCCGATTACCAGCAAAAGAAATTCGGTCCTACCGGTGAACTTGTAGTACAGAAAGCTGTTTTGGTAAAGCCAATCCAGGACCAGGTTTTTACAGTAGTTCAGGATATTGCAGAAGCGAAAAAATATGATTTCGTATTTGATAAATCATCGGATATGACCATGATTTTTTCGGCAAAAAGATTTGACATGAGTGATTTGGTAATCCGCAAATTATCAAGGGCGGCGAATCGCGATAAGAAGTCTAAAAAAGAACTTAAGGAAGACGAGATACAGGAATATAAAGAGAGCCTTGAGGACAACCCAACCATGCTTGACAGGCAGAAAAAACTGGACGAACGTAAAGCACAACGTGAAAAACTGGTAGCGGACCGTAAAGCAGCCGCCGAAGCCAAAAAAGCGGAAGCAGCTGAGAAAAGGCAGCAATTACAGGATGGAAAAGCCGCTAAAAAAACGGAAGGGGCTACTGAAAAAGGTACTGGCGCTGACGATACAAAAACCAATGCAACTGCCGAAAAAACAGAGAAGCAAACTACCGTGAGGGACAGCATCGCTACAAACCGGGAAGCAGCAAGGCAAGTCACCGCAGATGCCAAGGCCAAAACGCTTGAAGAACGCAAAAAAGCCCTGGAAGAAAAGAAAGCAAAAACACAGGCAGACCGTGAGGCTGCTAAAAAAGCAAGAGAAGAAAAAACAAAAAAGAAGGACTCCGTACCTTCGACACCAAATAATAACGATTAA